The following coding sequences are from one Hydra vulgaris chromosome 04, alternate assembly HydraT2T_AEP window:
- the LOC136079498 gene encoding uncharacterized protein LOC136079498 has translation MATSDLLNFIEIPTVDDGIKRFEFHEYEPVARTNLNNAGEIRINIVQQDLFTLPSKVYLLFEGRLLKLDGTSYVNADVVTLTNNGIMHLFSQTSYQLSNQEVESVYYPGQATTMLGMLKYPNDFQLAQGLNQLWYKDSSTTTANNPGFTVRQAYIIQKPTTMGIFSFCIPLKHIFGFCDNYNKVIYGFKHTLTLVRKVTLPVTFCARQCDAVTVPQSTTFSWRLNVKTSPEKPRYIIVGFQTNKGGNQELNSSIFDHCDLKNMYIMLYQERYPAVDHNLSFPNHQFLRAYRDASVFNYKDLYPFMVFDVSKQSERLKSSLVDVQIKATFNAVVPADTKAFAVVMSDIFLHFHSNGNKMNVVY, from the exons atggcaaCTTCTGACCTATTAAATTTTATCGAAATCCCAACTGTGGATGATggaattaaaagatttgaatTCCATGAGTATGAACCAGTAGCTCGCACAAATTTAAATAACGCTGGAGAAATAAGAATCAACATTGTGCAACAAGATTTGTTCACACTTCCATCTAAGGTTTATCTCTTGTTTGAAGGAAGACTTCTTAAACTTGATGGGACATCTTATGTTAATGCAGATGTAGTGACACTTACAAATAATGGTATTATGCACTTATTTAGTCAAACATCATATCAATTATCAAATCAAGAAGTAGAGTCAGTTTATTATCCAGGTCAAGCAACAACAATGCTAGGAATGCTCAAATACCCAAATGACTTTCAATTAGCACAAGGATTAAATCAATTGTGGTATAAAGATTCTTCAACGACAACAGCTAATAACCCAGGGTTTACAGTAAGACAAGCCTATATAATTCAGAAACCCACTACAATGggaatattttcattttgtataCCTTTAAAGCACATTTTTGGATTCTGTGATAATTACAACAAAGTTATTTACGGATTTAAACATACACTAACTCTTGTTAGAAAAG TGACACTTCCAGTAACATTTTGCGCAAGGCAGTGTGATGCTGTAACTGTTCCACAATCTACAACGTTTTCTTGGAGGCTTAACGTAAAGACATCTCCTGAAAAACCAAGATACATCATTGTTGGATTCCAAACAAACAAAGGTGGAAATCAAGAACTTAATTCTTCAATTTTTGATCATTGTGACTTGAAAAATATGTACATTATGCTTTATCAAGAAAGGTACCCAGCTGTTGACCATAATTTATCATTTCCAAATCATCAATTTTTAAGAGCATATAGAGATGCATCTGTATTTA ACTATAAGGATTTATACCCTTTTATGGTTTTTGATGTTAGTAAACAATCAGAAAGATTAAAATCATCATTAGTAGATGTACAAATTAAAGCAACATTTAATGCAGTTGTTCCAGCAGATACTAAAGCGTTTGCTGTTGTAAtgtctgatatatttttacactTTCATTCAAACGGAAATAAAATGAatgttgtttattaa